Proteins encoded by one window of Nocardia goodfellowii:
- a CDS encoding ribosomal RNA small subunit methyltransferase A, whose product MAQDFAYRNYSHTQGKIKNSGGGRLSRDSNGHKLSRNFLVNPEVVARMIAVADPSGSVVEPWAGEGVLTLALARRGARVTDYEQDPLPAAKLAARTRAENRIHVVRSDFGKAKVPREPFAVIGNIPLAATTRIVDWCLAAPTLTSATLLIQQEHKRWSLETAVTWPWFDWQLHGQADRDSFRPAAAVDATILHLRRRAEPMVRERDSYTELVRLGFTGADGPVHAALRARHPGVDQALAVAGVENGAAAGDVHPDQWVRLHDQLVA is encoded by the coding sequence GTGGCGCAAGATTTCGCATACCGGAACTACTCCCATACTCAAGGGAAGATCAAGAACAGCGGCGGTGGCCGCCTGTCACGAGATAGCAACGGGCACAAGCTTTCCCGGAACTTTCTGGTGAATCCAGAGGTTGTGGCGAGGATGATCGCGGTCGCCGATCCCAGCGGATCGGTGGTGGAACCCTGGGCAGGGGAAGGCGTGCTCACGCTGGCACTGGCACGGCGTGGGGCGCGGGTCACCGACTACGAGCAGGATCCGCTGCCAGCCGCGAAGTTGGCGGCACGCACGCGTGCCGAGAACCGAATACACGTGGTGCGCAGCGATTTCGGCAAAGCCAAAGTGCCGCGTGAGCCGTTCGCGGTGATCGGGAACATTCCCCTCGCGGCGACGACACGGATTGTCGACTGGTGCCTGGCGGCACCGACGCTCACCTCGGCAACTCTGCTGATCCAACAGGAACACAAGCGCTGGAGCTTGGAAACTGCCGTCACCTGGCCATGGTTCGACTGGCAGCTGCACGGGCAAGCGGATCGCGACAGTTTCCGGCCCGCGGCCGCGGTCGACGCCACGATCCTGCATCTCCGTCGCAGAGCGGAACCGATGGTGCGGGAACGCGACTCCTACACCGAACTGGTGCGCCTGGGCTTCACCGGAGCGGACGGCCCGGTACACGCCGCACTGCGCGCACGTCATCCAGGCGTGGACCAGGCGCTGGCCGTCGCGGGCGTCGAGAACGGCGCCGCGGCCGGTGACGTGCATCCGGACCAATGGGTGCGGCTGCACGATCAGTTGGTCGCGTAA
- a CDS encoding DUF1206 domain-containing protein, with product MSNSNDVHHEVAGSAPFQLAVRVGLVAYGVVHLLVAWVCVQVALGDLDGNGVGKADKTGALQNLAENSGGELVLWLIAVGLGFAALWQLLEAITGARNSRKEKLLRAMNFGEAILFGYLAYSAAKLANGSPASSTDQAQLGLIGSLLGQDWGKPVVIVIGLAIVVAGLFVARHGWSRRFREEQDFRTASRSMERVVVRLGQVGYAALGAVYAGAGALVVVAAVQSQPQKATGLDVALRTLATQSYGTVLLLVVAVGLAAFAIFTFLDARFRKVH from the coding sequence ATGAGCAATTCGAATGATGTTCATCACGAGGTGGCCGGGAGTGCGCCGTTCCAGTTGGCGGTGCGGGTGGGCTTGGTGGCCTATGGCGTAGTTCACCTGCTGGTGGCCTGGGTCTGCGTTCAGGTCGCGCTCGGTGACCTCGACGGCAACGGGGTGGGGAAAGCGGACAAGACCGGTGCGCTGCAGAACCTTGCGGAGAACTCCGGGGGCGAGCTCGTGCTCTGGCTCATCGCTGTCGGGCTCGGGTTCGCCGCGCTGTGGCAGTTGCTCGAGGCCATCACCGGTGCGCGAAACAGCCGGAAGGAGAAGCTGCTCCGCGCAATGAATTTCGGTGAGGCGATCCTGTTCGGCTACCTCGCCTACAGCGCGGCCAAGCTCGCGAACGGGTCACCGGCCTCATCGACCGACCAGGCGCAGCTCGGTCTGATCGGCAGTCTGCTCGGCCAGGACTGGGGCAAGCCGGTGGTGATCGTCATCGGGCTCGCCATCGTCGTCGCTGGGCTGTTCGTCGCCCGCCACGGCTGGTCGAGGCGGTTCCGTGAGGAGCAGGACTTCCGCACGGCGAGCCGGTCGATGGAACGGGTTGTGGTCCGGCTCGGGCAGGTCGGGTACGCGGCGCTCGGTGCGGTGTACGCCGGCGCCGGGGCGCTCGTCGTTGTGGCCGCCGTGCAGAGTCAGCCGCAGAAGGCCACCGGGCTGGACGTGGCGCTGCGAACCTTGGCGACACAGTCGTACGGCACCGTGCTGCTGCTCGTCGTCGCGGTCGGCCTGGCCGCCTTCGCGATCTTCACCTTTCTCGACGCCCGGTTTCGCAAGGTCCACTAG
- a CDS encoding NUDIX domain-containing protein, with protein sequence MIPGRDCIGVGVGAMVFDASGKVFLARRGPAASNEVGNWEFPGGKVTFGERIEDAIRREFREEYGMEIELRSLIGLFDHILLAENQHWIAATYLAHHRGGTPRIREPEKCSEIGWYELAALPTPLSQISQSNLDKYLRAETRVEQGRRVDSR encoded by the coding sequence ATGATCCCAGGACGGGACTGTATCGGAGTGGGTGTGGGTGCCATGGTGTTCGACGCCAGCGGCAAGGTCTTCTTGGCCCGACGTGGCCCGGCGGCCAGCAATGAGGTTGGTAACTGGGAGTTCCCCGGCGGTAAGGTCACCTTCGGCGAGCGCATCGAGGACGCCATCCGCCGGGAGTTCCGCGAGGAGTACGGGATGGAGATCGAACTCCGCAGTCTGATCGGGCTCTTCGACCACATTCTGCTGGCCGAGAACCAACATTGGATAGCCGCCACGTATCTTGCTCATCACCGCGGTGGTACACCTCGTATCCGGGAACCAGAAAAGTGCAGTGAGATCGGATGGTACGAGCTGGCCGCACTGCCCACGCCGCTCTCCCAGATCAGCCAAAGCAATCTCGACAAGTATCTCCGTGCCGAGACTCGAGTCGAGCAAGGACGGCGTGTCGACTCGAGGTGA
- a CDS encoding amidase, translating to MEWNYSSAEELSAALRAGAVTSVELTDEAIARIERDDPVINAICVPDFDRARLAARRADAARARGEDRPLLGIPVTVKESYNMAGLPTTWGMPQYANYVPAEDAVQVSRLKAAGAVLLGKTNVPMTLRDIQSFNEIYGTTNNPWDLARTSGGSSGGSAAALACGFGALSIGSDLAGSLRTPAHFCGIYAHKPTVGLVATRGMVAPPAQALPVDLDLAVVGPMARTARDLTLLLDVMAGPDPLTHGIAYDVALPPPRHERLSDFRILIVEDHPLIPTGAAVRAGVNRVAEALVDAGARVERHSPLLPDATEAATLYLLLMMSNAAAGIPVDEYEQLRIHAAELSADDGSLDAVRLRGMVLSHRGWVEANNRRELHRQGWRRLFAEFDAVVCPVTPTPAFPHGQDGDLENRHIDIDGVAYPYFDQLVWAGVATMPGLPATAIPAGRSPEGLPVGVQLIGPMFEDRTPLRLAELLEQEIGGFLPPQ from the coding sequence ATGGAATGGAATTATTCTTCGGCGGAAGAACTTTCAGCTGCGTTGCGTGCCGGTGCGGTGACTTCGGTGGAACTCACCGACGAGGCGATCGCCCGGATCGAGCGGGACGACCCGGTGATCAACGCAATCTGTGTGCCGGACTTCGATCGTGCGCGGCTGGCCGCGCGCCGTGCTGACGCCGCGCGCGCCCGTGGGGAGGACCGGCCGTTGCTCGGTATTCCGGTGACGGTCAAGGAGTCCTACAACATGGCCGGGCTGCCGACTACCTGGGGTATGCCGCAATACGCGAACTATGTGCCGGCCGAAGATGCGGTGCAGGTGTCGCGGTTGAAGGCGGCGGGCGCGGTGCTGCTCGGTAAGACGAATGTGCCGATGACGTTGCGAGATATCCAGAGTTTCAACGAGATCTACGGCACCACCAACAACCCGTGGGATCTGGCTCGCACGTCGGGTGGGTCCTCCGGCGGATCGGCGGCGGCGTTGGCGTGCGGATTCGGCGCACTGTCCATCGGCTCCGACCTTGCCGGATCACTGCGCACGCCGGCGCATTTCTGCGGGATCTACGCGCACAAGCCGACTGTCGGGCTGGTGGCGACTCGCGGCATGGTCGCGCCGCCGGCCCAGGCGCTGCCGGTCGACCTCGACCTCGCTGTCGTCGGTCCGATGGCGCGGACCGCCCGCGACCTCACGCTGCTGCTCGACGTGATGGCCGGACCGGATCCGCTGACCCACGGCATCGCCTACGACGTGGCACTGCCGCCCCCGCGTCACGAGCGGCTGTCGGACTTTCGGATACTGATCGTCGAGGACCATCCGCTGATACCGACCGGCGCGGCGGTGCGGGCGGGCGTGAATCGGGTGGCGGAGGCGCTCGTCGACGCGGGCGCACGAGTGGAACGGCACAGCCCGCTGCTGCCCGATGCGACCGAAGCGGCGACGCTCTACCTGCTGCTCATGATGTCGAATGCCGCTGCCGGTATTCCCGTCGACGAGTACGAACAGCTACGGATCCACGCCGCCGAGTTGAGCGCGGACGACGGGAGTCTCGATGCGGTGCGGCTGCGCGGCATGGTGCTCAGCCACCGCGGCTGGGTCGAGGCGAACAACCGTCGCGAATTGCACCGGCAGGGCTGGCGGCGGTTGTTCGCCGAGTTCGATGCCGTGGTGTGCCCCGTCACGCCTACTCCCGCCTTCCCGCACGGCCAGGACGGCGATCTGGAGAACCGGCACATCGACATCGACGGTGTCGCCTACCCGTATTTCGACCAACTCGTGTGGGCCGGTGTGGCCACGATGCCCGGCCTGCCTGCCACCGCCATACCTGCGGGCCGGTCACCCGAGGGGCTGCCGGTGGGAGTACAACTCATCGGTCCGATGTTCGAGGACCGCACACCACTGCGGTTGGCCGAACTGCTGGAGCAGGAGATCGGTGGCTTCCTGCCACCGCAGTAA
- a CDS encoding CGNR zinc finger domain-containing protein — MFSFVSGNLALDFAGTVQHRSTTPVELLGTPADLAEWVVDAGLLDAASGCDEAVLERAVRLREAVYRLAAAATRAEPLGTADLRIVNDCADGELPTVALRSDSTVARTGSPTTALSAIARAAVELLGGPDRSRIKQCGRPPCTRLYVDTSRSGTRRWCDMTLCGNRAKSAAFRAKHGAH; from the coding sequence ATGTTCTCCTTCGTCAGCGGGAATCTCGCCCTGGACTTCGCGGGCACCGTGCAGCACAGGTCTACGACACCCGTCGAACTGCTCGGCACACCAGCCGATCTCGCCGAGTGGGTGGTCGACGCGGGCTTGCTCGACGCGGCCTCCGGCTGTGACGAGGCTGTTCTGGAGCGCGCGGTGCGGTTACGCGAAGCCGTCTACCGGCTGGCGGCGGCCGCTACCCGTGCCGAACCTCTCGGCACCGCCGACCTCCGGATCGTGAACGACTGCGCCGACGGTGAACTCCCCACCGTTGCATTGCGATCCGATTCGACTGTGGCGCGCACGGGGAGTCCCACCACCGCGTTGAGCGCGATCGCGCGTGCCGCCGTCGAACTCCTGGGCGGACCTGACAGATCCCGAATCAAGCAGTGCGGGCGGCCTCCGTGCACCCGTCTATACGTGGACACCTCGCGCAGCGGTACCCGGCGCTGGTGCGATATGACGCTGTGCGGCAACCGCGCCAAGAGCGCGGCCTTCCGCGCCAAACACGGCGCGCACTGA
- a CDS encoding NAD(P)/FAD-dependent oxidoreductase: MSNKYEIVVIGGGYAGVMAANRLTQRADVTVTLINPRPAFVPRLRLHQLVSETHDAVVDYQNILAESVRLVVDSVTRIDAAERRVILAEGGTVGYDYLIYAVGSGSSAPRVPGAAEFAYPVATLEAAQRLRSVLLDTPKTAAVTVIGGGPTGIETAAELADQGRPVTLVCGGALVPYLHPKARRTARKYLAELGVTVIEGSDSAVTAVTAEAVELGDGRTMASAVTVWTAGFGVPDLASRSGLSTDAAGRLLTDETLTSVDDERIVAAGDSSAPSDLPFRMSAYVAYCLGAHAADTLLHRIAGEQPAPVDLSFPAMCLSLGRDAGIYQLGHKDETAMRLYFSGFAGKKLKEFACEAGIKHLATEARKPGSHHWFKDGKHRPALLRARRDNAAASVA, translated from the coding sequence ATGAGCAACAAGTACGAGATCGTTGTTATCGGTGGCGGATACGCCGGCGTTATGGCGGCCAACCGCCTGACGCAGCGTGCGGACGTGACGGTGACTTTGATCAATCCCCGCCCGGCCTTCGTCCCGCGCCTGCGCTTACATCAGCTCGTCAGCGAAACCCATGATGCGGTCGTCGATTATCAGAACATCCTGGCCGAGAGTGTCCGGCTGGTGGTCGACAGTGTCACACGGATTGATGCGGCCGAGCGCAGAGTGATACTGGCCGAGGGCGGCACGGTCGGCTACGACTACCTGATTTACGCGGTCGGCAGCGGCAGTTCCGCGCCGCGGGTACCTGGCGCGGCCGAATTCGCTTACCCCGTCGCGACTTTGGAGGCGGCGCAACGGCTCCGGTCAGTGCTCCTCGATACGCCCAAGACCGCGGCGGTGACGGTGATCGGGGGTGGACCGACCGGGATCGAGACCGCGGCCGAGCTGGCCGATCAGGGACGGCCGGTCACCTTGGTGTGCGGCGGTGCACTGGTTCCGTACCTGCACCCCAAGGCGCGGCGCACAGCGCGCAAATACCTCGCCGAACTCGGAGTGACCGTCATAGAAGGCTCCGACTCGGCTGTTACCGCGGTGACAGCCGAGGCTGTGGAGCTCGGTGACGGCAGGACTATGGCGAGTGCGGTCACAGTCTGGACGGCGGGCTTCGGTGTGCCCGACCTGGCCAGCCGGAGCGGGCTGAGCACCGATGCCGCCGGGCGGCTACTCACCGACGAGACACTGACCAGCGTCGACGACGAGCGGATCGTCGCGGCGGGCGACTCGTCGGCACCGTCGGACTTGCCGTTCCGGATGAGCGCCTACGTCGCCTACTGCTTGGGAGCGCACGCTGCCGACACCCTGCTGCACCGGATCGCGGGTGAGCAGCCCGCGCCGGTCGACCTGTCGTTCCCCGCCATGTGCCTCAGCTTGGGCCGGGATGCCGGGATCTACCAGCTCGGCCACAAGGATGAGACCGCCATGCGCCTGTACTTCAGCGGATTCGCGGGCAAGAAGCTCAAGGAATTCGCCTGCGAAGCGGGCATCAAGCACTTGGCGACCGAGGCGCGTAAACCCGGCTCACACCATTGGTTCAAGGACGGCAAGCACCGGCCTGCCCTACTGCGGGCCCGGCGCGACAACGCGGCCGCATCGGTTGCGTAG
- a CDS encoding DMT family transporter, translating to MKAHFTIAMQPLFVLMWSSAFIAGIVGVGAAPPMLVLLARYAIAGALLLLYAYAVGARWPRGNELRHVVIAGLLMQIVQYGAFYTAMSQDVSAAIIALVQGLNPVVIALFAGFLGETVTARQWAGFGIGGLGVALAVAGQASFSATGLLLCVIGLLGLSIGTVYQKRYVPQVDSRASTAVHTVASAPIAAVLVISTGQFQIWDLPRFAASMTWMVLVTSMGAFLLLNAMLRRWDATRVGRLFFATPAVTALLAWLVIDQPLRPLTIAGLGVGLIGLVLASHSRIIAERAESQSRRGLVSPGFARSRGR from the coding sequence ATGAAGGCACACTTCACTATTGCGATGCAGCCGTTGTTCGTCCTGATGTGGAGCAGTGCCTTCATCGCGGGGATCGTCGGCGTGGGCGCGGCCCCGCCGATGCTGGTGCTACTCGCGCGCTACGCCATCGCCGGCGCACTGTTGCTGCTGTACGCCTACGCGGTGGGCGCGCGGTGGCCGCGCGGAAACGAACTGCGGCACGTGGTGATCGCTGGCCTGCTCATGCAGATCGTGCAGTACGGCGCGTTCTACACCGCGATGAGCCAGGATGTCTCGGCCGCCATCATCGCGCTGGTACAGGGCTTGAATCCGGTGGTGATCGCGCTCTTCGCCGGATTCCTCGGCGAAACGGTCACCGCCCGCCAGTGGGCCGGATTCGGCATCGGCGGTCTCGGCGTCGCCCTCGCGGTCGCCGGCCAGGCAAGCTTCTCCGCGACCGGGCTCCTACTGTGCGTCATCGGCCTGCTCGGCTTGAGCATCGGCACCGTCTATCAGAAACGGTATGTGCCCCAGGTGGATTCGCGGGCGTCGACCGCCGTACACACGGTGGCCAGCGCACCGATCGCCGCGGTGCTGGTCATCTCGACCGGGCAATTCCAGATCTGGGACCTGCCGCGTTTCGCCGCCTCGATGACCTGGATGGTGCTGGTCACCTCGATGGGCGCGTTCCTGCTGCTGAACGCGATGTTGCGACGCTGGGACGCCACCCGCGTCGGCCGGTTGTTCTTCGCGACCCCCGCGGTAACCGCACTGCTGGCCTGGCTGGTAATCGATCAACCATTGCGGCCCTTGACCATTGCCGGGCTCGGCGTCGGGCTCATCGGCTTGGTGCTGGCCTCACACTCTCGAATCATCGCAGAGCGAGCGGAGTCTCAGAGTCGACGTGGGTTAGTTTCGCCGGGTTTCGCACGTAGTAGAGGCCGGTGA
- a CDS encoding RNA polymerase sigma-70 factor, protein MNATPGGRRTADRNGGDHATVAATETFLAHRNLLFTVAYEMLGSAADAEDVLQESWLRWVGVDVGQVLDQRAYLVRITTRQALNRLRTMQRHKESYVGPWLPEPIRTAPDVAEDVELAESVSMALMLVLETLSPTERAVFVLREVFDIGYDEIATAVDKTPAATRLIAHRARRHVEARRPRMVVSRSQAGAVLESFQRALETGDPQVLLAVLAPQVVLMADGGGVKRAALQPIVGAERVARYLIHGARKAGVVVATRPIVVNGGLALVVRMNGEMNGVMVFRLEDAGITGLYYVRNPAKLTHVDSETPLALR, encoded by the coding sequence ATGAACGCCACGCCCGGTGGGCGGCGGACAGCGGATCGGAACGGCGGCGACCACGCCACGGTCGCGGCGACGGAAACGTTTCTCGCGCACCGCAACCTGCTCTTCACGGTCGCCTACGAAATGCTCGGATCCGCGGCCGACGCCGAAGATGTTCTCCAGGAATCCTGGCTGCGATGGGTCGGCGTCGATGTGGGGCAGGTGCTCGACCAACGCGCCTACCTGGTTCGGATCACGACCCGGCAAGCGCTGAACCGGCTGCGTACTATGCAGCGCCACAAGGAGTCCTACGTCGGCCCCTGGCTGCCCGAGCCGATCCGCACCGCGCCGGATGTGGCCGAGGATGTCGAACTCGCCGAGAGTGTGTCGATGGCACTGATGCTCGTCCTCGAGACGCTCTCGCCGACCGAGCGCGCCGTGTTCGTGCTGCGCGAGGTCTTCGATATCGGCTACGACGAGATCGCGACCGCCGTCGACAAAACGCCCGCGGCCACCCGCCTGATCGCCCACCGGGCCCGCCGCCATGTAGAAGCCCGTCGTCCGCGCATGGTGGTCTCCCGAAGCCAGGCCGGGGCGGTGCTGGAGTCGTTCCAGCGTGCGCTCGAAACCGGGGACCCGCAGGTTCTGCTCGCTGTACTGGCACCGCAGGTCGTCCTGATGGCCGACGGCGGAGGAGTAAAGCGAGCCGCCCTGCAGCCGATCGTCGGCGCCGAGCGGGTGGCCCGCTACCTCATCCACGGTGCCAGGAAGGCCGGTGTGGTCGTCGCCACGCGCCCCATCGTCGTCAACGGCGGCCTCGCTCTCGTTGTCCGTATGAACGGAGAGATGAACGGCGTCATGGTCTTTCGCCTCGAGGATGCCGGTATCACCGGCCTCTACTACGTGCGAAACCCGGCGAAACTAACCCACGTCGACTCTGAGACTCCGCTCGCTCTGCGATGA
- a CDS encoding HNH endonuclease → MPTGGSKQVRAARKRKKRMARVTHDLTDAQWNALKTSWGGCAYCRSPAPALQKDCVQAISRGGRYSLGNVVPACASCNASKCNAEVTGWLRRKKLDERSFLVRHYEISAELTSRFA, encoded by the coding sequence GTGCCGACTGGCGGTAGCAAACAGGTGCGCGCCGCGCGCAAGCGCAAGAAGCGGATGGCGCGCGTCACTCACGACCTCACCGACGCGCAGTGGAACGCCCTGAAGACCTCCTGGGGCGGATGTGCCTACTGCCGCTCCCCCGCCCCGGCGCTGCAGAAAGACTGTGTGCAGGCCATCTCACGTGGCGGCCGCTACTCCCTCGGCAACGTCGTCCCCGCGTGCGCGTCGTGCAACGCCAGCAAATGCAACGCCGAGGTGACCGGCTGGCTCCGGCGCAAGAAGCTCGACGAACGCTCATTCCTCGTGCGCCACTACGAGATTTCGGCCGAGCTCACCAGCCGATTCGCCTAG
- a CDS encoding NADPH-dependent F420 reductase, with the protein MQPHPARQEPARTGVVTRALGGGTCRGTGIRAVSLICRGAPAGAPRLPTFDGMRISIFGAGNMAEALGTKWAAHGHDLMITGRSPEKAAALAERLNAQVGSFAEAAHHAEAALIAVLYQGMDYTLDRIGDGLDDKPILDCNNPVEIKDFTLTTPPGTSMAQHIAKRTGGHVVKAFNLCHADVWRMPTMTFDGRPLSVPFCGDNPTALGVATRLIADVGGVPLPTGDLRHAQYLEATAAIIIAQLFGGRPTRTVFNLVNDQIPANSLPQ; encoded by the coding sequence ATACAGCCTCACCCCGCTCGGCAAGAGCCTGCTCGAACCGGTGTCGTTACTCGCGCGCTGGGCGGAGGAACATGCCGAGGAACTGGCATCCGAGCCGTAAGCCTGATCTGCCGTGGGGCACCGGCTGGTGCCCCACGGCTTCCTACCTTCGACGGCATGAGAATCTCGATCTTCGGAGCCGGCAATATGGCCGAGGCTCTGGGCACGAAATGGGCCGCACACGGGCACGACCTGATGATTACCGGTCGCTCTCCCGAGAAGGCCGCTGCCTTGGCGGAACGTCTGAACGCACAAGTAGGCAGCTTCGCCGAGGCGGCGCACCACGCCGAGGCTGCTCTGATCGCGGTGCTGTATCAAGGTATGGACTACACCCTCGACCGGATCGGCGACGGCCTGGACGATAAGCCCATCCTCGACTGCAACAACCCGGTCGAAATCAAGGACTTCACTCTCACGACCCCACCGGGCACGTCGATGGCGCAGCACATCGCGAAAAGGACCGGCGGGCACGTGGTCAAGGCTTTCAACCTCTGCCACGCCGATGTATGGCGCATGCCGACAATGACTTTCGACGGCCGCCCGCTCAGCGTGCCCTTCTGTGGCGACAATCCGACAGCGCTGGGGGTCGCTACCAGGCTCATCGCGGACGTCGGTGGCGTTCCACTGCCGACCGGCGATCTGCGGCATGCGCAGTACCTGGAAGCCACCGCCGCGATCATCATCGCCCAGTTGTTCGGCGGCCGTCCGACACGCACTGTGTTCAATCTGGTCAACGATCAGATACCGGCGAATTCGCTGCCCCAGTAG
- a CDS encoding AAA family ATPase yields the protein MVDVFQTITARILKNAAVDRVLVAVDGIDGSGKTTFTNELVKRLHTRAVIVLHADDFLNPSAIRHARGRQSPQGFWLDSYNYRALRRDALDPLRPGGDGWYRTASYDPATDTIVCPIAGLAPRNAVVIVEGMFLHRDELADLWDMSIFLDVPFEVTARRMAGRDGTHPDPKHQTMRRYVDGQRLYFARSQPWTRADIVIDNTRFDQPRIIDPQHAHSAH from the coding sequence ATGGTCGATGTTTTTCAAACGATCACCGCACGGATATTGAAGAACGCTGCGGTCGACCGCGTGCTTGTCGCTGTTGATGGCATCGACGGCAGCGGAAAGACCACGTTCACCAACGAATTGGTGAAGCGGCTTCACACTCGGGCCGTCATCGTGCTGCACGCCGACGATTTCCTGAACCCGTCCGCGATCCGGCACGCGCGGGGCAGGCAGTCACCACAAGGCTTCTGGCTCGATTCCTATAACTACCGCGCTTTGCGCCGTGACGCCCTCGATCCGCTACGGCCCGGCGGTGATGGCTGGTATCGCACCGCTTCCTACGACCCTGCCACCGACACCATCGTCTGTCCGATTGCTGGTCTCGCACCGCGCAACGCTGTGGTCATTGTCGAGGGTATGTTCCTACATCGAGACGAACTCGCCGACCTCTGGGATATGTCTATTTTTCTGGACGTGCCGTTCGAGGTGACCGCGCGGCGGATGGCCGGACGCGATGGCACTCACCCGGACCCCAAGCATCAGACGATGCGGCGCTACGTCGACGGTCAGCGTCTGTACTTCGCGCGGTCGCAGCCATGGACCCGAGCTGACATCGTCATCGACAACACTCGATTCGACCAGCCGCGCATCATCGACCCGCAACATGCCCACTCCGCACACTGA
- a CDS encoding saposin domain-containing protein, producing the protein MTKIAEKDQGDQQAIETAAGPAILDDLPKSMRAEAAEFLDQYGDRVAELLIIGHSAHEVCQGLHLC; encoded by the coding sequence GTGACCAAGATCGCCGAAAAAGACCAAGGCGACCAGCAGGCGATCGAGACGGCGGCCGGGCCGGCGATACTCGATGATCTTCCAAAGTCCATGCGTGCCGAGGCCGCTGAATTCTTGGACCAATACGGCGATCGGGTCGCTGAGTTGTTGATCATCGGACACTCAGCCCACGAGGTCTGCCAAGGGTTGCATCTGTGCTGA
- a CDS encoding winged helix-turn-helix transcriptional regulator, giving the protein MSEYDVFLADCPARTTLALVADTWSVVVIFGLGSGPQRYSELRDRIGGISNKMLTQTLRRLEASRLVERRTLATAPPGTEYSLTPLGKSLLEPVSLLARWAEEHAEELASEP; this is encoded by the coding sequence GTGAGCGAATACGACGTCTTCCTCGCCGATTGTCCGGCGCGGACCACGCTGGCTCTTGTGGCCGACACGTGGTCTGTCGTGGTGATTTTCGGACTCGGTTCGGGACCGCAGCGCTACAGCGAGTTGCGTGATCGCATCGGGGGTATCAGCAACAAGATGCTGACGCAGACCCTGCGCAGGCTGGAGGCGTCCCGGCTGGTCGAGCGTCGCACTTTGGCCACCGCCCCACCCGGGACGGAATACAGCCTCACCCCGCTCGGCAAGAGCCTGCTCGAACCGGTGTCGTTACTCGCGCGCTGGGCGGAGGAACATGCCGAGGAACTGGCATCCGAGCCGTAA
- a CDS encoding Ltp family lipoprotein — MTEPFLAPQPSYLLAAPKKQKKWVWLVGAPVLALAVATPAWNSAQAAADVARPDIAAPVSTLAVEFVPAEGDITSGQRNAIRSAQQYLDYSAFSRSGLIHQLEYEDFSTADATFAVDSLNVDWNEQAAKSAEQYLEYTSFSRSGLIDQLVYDGFTRAQAEYGVNAAY; from the coding sequence ATGACCGAGCCGTTCCTCGCCCCTCAGCCCAGCTACCTGTTGGCCGCGCCGAAGAAGCAGAAGAAATGGGTGTGGCTGGTCGGCGCCCCGGTGCTGGCCCTCGCCGTGGCGACACCCGCATGGAACAGCGCTCAGGCAGCGGCCGACGTCGCTCGGCCGGATATCGCGGCGCCTGTCTCGACACTCGCGGTTGAATTCGTCCCGGCCGAGGGAGACATCACCTCCGGTCAGCGCAACGCCATCCGGTCTGCCCAGCAGTACCTCGACTACTCTGCTTTCTCCCGCAGCGGTCTGATCCACCAGCTCGAGTACGAAGACTTCTCCACCGCAGACGCTACGTTCGCGGTGGACAGCTTGAATGTGGACTGGAACGAGCAGGCGGCAAAGAGCGCCGAGCAGTACCTGGAGTACACCTCGTTCTCTCGGTCCGGACTGATCGATCAGTTGGTGTACGACGGCTTCACACGCGCCCAGGCGGAGTACGGAGTCAACGCCGCCTACTGA